From the Phycisphaerales bacterium AB-hyl4 genome, one window contains:
- a CDS encoding DUF4914 family protein, translating to MATATTPNVKLPAEVEALLQGCRSVTYAESAKQLVELAVPSTDERGYYQVAYDVPGKGMYVEANVCRVRNGISANYTEAYMRRRDPDCMVIGDEKPTNKERYRERFGKPFDELRTQTFDWLKQQDLAVFYFNSGVDEHGLPSMAICPANAGFFALGLAMLQGILSFDEIEDDFEPHAILYVAPPFRHTHFDGKQVVVHNRTDTAHELFSYNLYPGPSAKKGVYGMLLNLGEEEGWVTAHCATVQVVTPYDNVTTIMHEGASGGGKSEMLEHVHRETDGRLRLGTNVVSGESRYLTLPRGCELHPVTDDMALCHPSYQKDGSKKLRLMDAEHSWFLRVNHIDHYGTDPHMERMVVEPSEPLLFLNIDAVPDSRALIWEHIEDEPGKRCPNPRVVVPRDIVPNIVHHPVTVDIRSFGVRCPPCTAENPTYGIVGLFHVLPPALAWLWRLVAPRGHGNPSIVSQEGLQSEGVGSYWPFATGRKVDQANLILNQILDTTNTLFILTPNQHVGAWETSFAPQWITREYLARRGHAPFRSDRLVKARCPLLGYTVKTMQVEGQVIGHWFLQVETQPEVGEQGYDAGAEILREFFHKQIQSFVEDDLHPTGKKIIECCLNGGTVEDYQAFTPNANA from the coding sequence ATGGCGACTGCAACAACCCCGAATGTCAAACTCCCGGCCGAAGTCGAAGCGCTGCTGCAAGGCTGCCGTTCAGTGACCTACGCCGAGTCCGCCAAGCAACTCGTCGAGTTGGCCGTACCCTCCACCGACGAGCGTGGCTACTACCAGGTCGCCTACGACGTGCCCGGCAAGGGCATGTACGTCGAAGCGAACGTCTGTCGCGTCCGCAACGGCATCAGCGCCAACTACACCGAAGCCTACATGCGCCGCCGCGACCCCGACTGCATGGTCATCGGCGACGAAAAGCCCACCAACAAAGAACGCTATCGCGAACGCTTCGGCAAACCCTTTGACGAACTGCGCACGCAAACCTTCGACTGGTTGAAGCAGCAGGACCTCGCCGTCTTCTATTTCAACTCCGGCGTCGATGAACACGGCCTGCCGAGCATGGCAATCTGCCCCGCCAACGCGGGCTTCTTCGCACTCGGCCTCGCGATGTTGCAAGGCATCCTCAGCTTCGACGAAATTGAAGACGACTTCGAACCGCACGCGATCCTCTACGTCGCGCCTCCCTTCCGGCATACACACTTCGACGGCAAGCAGGTCGTCGTGCACAACCGCACAGACACCGCTCACGAACTGTTCAGCTACAACCTCTACCCCGGGCCCAGCGCCAAAAAAGGCGTCTACGGCATGCTGCTGAACCTCGGCGAAGAGGAAGGCTGGGTCACCGCACACTGCGCCACCGTGCAAGTCGTCACCCCCTACGACAATGTCACCACCATCATGCACGAAGGTGCGTCAGGCGGCGGCAAGAGTGAAATGCTCGAACACGTTCACCGCGAGACCGACGGCCGACTCCGCCTCGGTACGAACGTCGTCTCCGGTGAATCACGCTACCTCACCCTCCCGCGCGGCTGTGAACTGCATCCGGTGACGGACGACATGGCCCTTTGCCATCCGTCATACCAGAAAGACGGCTCGAAGAAGCTCCGCCTCATGGACGCCGAGCATTCGTGGTTCCTCCGCGTCAATCACATTGACCACTATGGCACGGACCCGCACATGGAGCGCATGGTCGTCGAGCCCAGCGAGCCGTTGCTGTTTTTGAACATCGACGCCGTGCCCGACAGCCGCGCACTGATCTGGGAGCACATCGAAGATGAACCGGGCAAGCGATGCCCCAACCCGCGCGTCGTCGTGCCGCGCGACATCGTGCCCAACATCGTGCACCACCCCGTGACGGTCGACATCCGCAGCTTCGGCGTACGCTGCCCTCCGTGCACAGCCGAGAACCCGACCTACGGCATCGTGGGTCTGTTCCACGTGCTCCCGCCGGCGCTCGCGTGGCTGTGGCGGCTCGTCGCGCCGCGCGGCCACGGCAACCCGTCGATCGTCAGCCAGGAAGGTTTGCAATCCGAAGGCGTCGGGTCGTACTGGCCCTTCGCGACCGGCCGCAAGGTCGATCAGGCCAACCTCATCCTCAACCAGATTCTCGACACCACCAACACGCTGTTCATCCTCACGCCCAACCAGCACGTCGGCGCATGGGAGACCAGCTTCGCACCGCAGTGGATCACCCGCGAATACCTCGCCCGCCGCGGCCACGCACCGTTCCGGTCCGACCGTCTCGTCAAAGCGCGCTGCCCACTGCTTGGCTACACCGTCAAGACCATGCAAGTCGAAGGTCAGGTCATCGGCCACTGGTTCTTGCAGGTCGAAACGCAGCCGGAAGTCGGCGAGCAAGGCTACGACGCCGGCGCGGAAATCCTCCGCGAATTCTTCCACAAGCAGATCCAGAGCTTCGTCGAAGACGACCTGCATCCGACCGGCAAGAAGATCATCGAATGCTGCCTGAACGGCGGCACGGTCGAGGACTACCAGGCATTCACCCCCAACGCGAACGCGTGA